Part of the Deinococcus sp. QL22 genome is shown below.
TGTATTCCAGTTCTGAAGCAGGGTGACGCCGCCGCGCCGCGAGAGCCGCACACCCTCGGGCAGCGGTAGAGGACTCAGGCCCGCGCCTGTCAGCAAGTCTTTCAAGACCTCTGAAATCAGTGATTCGCTGTGTGCGCCGACGACGGTCACATTGCCGTGCCGGATCACGGCGGCTTCCCCACCGAGTGGGCCGCCCCGGTAGCGGTACAGGGCTTCTGCGCCCTCCAGCTCGTAGCTTTCGGCCCAGTGCCAAGCCAGGTGAGAGGCGGCCTGGTGTTCGGTGGACAGGGAACCCCCGGGGTTGGCGGCTACGTTCTGGGTCATCTCCGGGTAGAGGCTGTCGTAATGCAGGAGGGCGGCTCCGACCAACCCAGCGAGGTCACCAAACTGCCCCGTTTCTGGCGTGCGGCCCGACACGGTACGGAAGGCGGTGCGCGGCCCGAACACCAGTTGGCAGTGCTGGGCAGCAGCTTCCAGGTGGCGGGCGCGTTCGGGGGTCATCAGCGTGAGGGCCGGGGCCACCACCAGCGCGTACCCGCTCAGGTCGCTGTCGGGGTGAATGATGTCTACATCAACGCCCAGAGCACGCAGAGCGCGGTAATAGGCAAATGCCTGTGCCCAGTAATTCAGTCCTTCAGCGTGCGGCTGCAAGTTATAGAGCCACAAACTCTCGTAGTCGTGCAGCAGCGCCACTTTGTTCTGCACTTTGCTCAAGGGGAACTCTTGCGGCTTCAGGGCCTCGACCTCGGCGTACCCCCGATCTGGTCGCTCGCCGTGCCGCAGCAGGCCAGAGTGCATCACCTCTTGAGCCATGGTCGCGGCGCGCCAGCGGAAATAGCTGACCACGTCGGCCCCGTGTGCCCATGCTTGGGCTGTCCAGAGCTGTACCGCGCCGTCGGCGGGCAACGGGTTGGAGGGGGCCCAGTTGACTTGACCACACTGCTGTTCCATCACCCAGAAACCGCGGGAAGGATGTGTGGAGAGTGGTGAGTGGGTCGGGTGTAGTGGGGCAGATGTGTTGGCCTGTGCGGTGTCAGCAGAACTGGAAGGCACATTCTTCACTGACTCACTCAGCATTCCCCGGTACAGATCATGATTGAATCCCGTCAAATCCGGATGCCCTGTGCGGGCGAAATCATGCGCCAGATGCGGCTCAGCCAGCTTCCATTCATGCAGGGCCTGCAGGGTGCCGGTGGGATAGCTGTCCCAACTGGCAAAATCGAGGCCTGCAGTCACGCGGTAATGGTCGAAGCCGCTGAAAAAGCCCATGAAATTGTGCGTGATAAAGCGGCCAGGAGAGAGTTCGCGCAAGAGAGCGACCTGCTCGGCCTGAAACTGCACGATTTGGTCGCTGGAAAAGCGCAGGAAATCCAGCGCATGTGCCGGGTTGACCTCAGACACCGCCTGGTGCGGCAATGGAATCTGAGTCCAGTCAGCGTATTCCATACTCCAAAACACGTTGCCCCAAGCCTCGTTCAGCGTGTCCAGCGAGCCGTAACGCTCTTCCAGCCACCCCTGAAAGCCCTTTAACGCAGCGGGGCTGTAGCTCTGAGCGGTATCCCCCCAGCCGAATTCATTGTCGGTTTGCCAGCCCACGACTGCCGGATGCTGCCCATAACGCTCCGCCATCGCCTGCGTAATCCGGCGGGAAAAAGCCCGGTATATGGGGCTGGACAGGTCGCAGTGTCGCCGGGAGCCGGACGTTTTCACTTGCCCAGTGCGTCCGTACGGCAGGATTTCAGGATGCTGGGCCACCAACCAAGCAGGAGGCGCGGCGGTGGGCGTACACAGCAGCACCTCCAGGCCTGCTGCTGCGTAGATGTCGATGGCCCGGTCGAGCCAGGCCCAGTCGTACTGCCCTGGCTGCGGTTCCATACGGCTCCAGGCAAATTCCGCGATTCGCACATAACGCAGGCCCAGCGCTTTTTGCGCCGCCGCGTAATCGGCCCAGCGGTCTTCCAGCACATGTTCCGGATAATCGCAAACGCCGAGTTCAAGGTGAGTGGTCTGAAATGGAAGCATACATACCTCTGAGAACAGGAGCTTGACCCCGGCTGAAGCTGGAGTACGGCGTAGAGGAAAACACGGCACAGTTGCCGCGTTGAAAGTGGACTGAAGAGGTCAGTCTGGACGGAGATTGATAGCGCAAACAGTAGAAGATGTTAAGGCTAACACTTGCAGGACAGATCACGTTTTGGTGTTCTGCGTCTTTAGAGCGCTTCGCCATAGTTCAGCATTCCCTGGATGAGCGCTGCTCAGACGATAAATCCTGATCAAGGAAGGGAGTTAAGCTGAACTTATCTGCAGGAAGCCAACCCCCTTTCCTCCCGCCTGCGATAGAGGTGCCCCGCCCGCACAATCACATATGTTAGCCTTAACAACAGGAGGCATCTTCAATGAGAACAGGTGAGAAAACGGCGACCTTGGCTGACGTAGCGCACCTTGCAGGCGTGTCGCAACAAACCGTCTCCCGCGTGGTCAATACGCAGGGGAAGGTGTCGGCCCGCACTCGCGCCCGCGTCATGGACGCTGTCGGACAGCTGAACTATGTGCCCAACCGTTTGGCGCAGGGGTTGGCTCGGCAGCGCAGTCAGTCCATCGGATTTGCCACCAATGATATTTCTCTGCACGCGCCTTC
Proteins encoded:
- a CDS encoding beta-galactosidase, giving the protein MLPFQTTHLELGVCDYPEHVLEDRWADYAAAQKALGLRYVRIAEFAWSRMEPQPGQYDWAWLDRAIDIYAAAGLEVLLCTPTAAPPAWLVAQHPEILPYGRTGQVKTSGSRRHCDLSSPIYRAFSRRITQAMAERYGQHPAVVGWQTDNEFGWGDTAQSYSPAALKGFQGWLEERYGSLDTLNEAWGNVFWSMEYADWTQIPLPHQAVSEVNPAHALDFLRFSSDQIVQFQAEQVALLRELSPGRFITHNFMGFFSGFDHYRVTAGLDFASWDSYPTGTLQALHEWKLAEPHLAHDFARTGHPDLTGFNHDLYRGMLSESVKNVPSSSADTAQANTSAPLHPTHSPLSTHPSRGFWVMEQQCGQVNWAPSNPLPADGAVQLWTAQAWAHGADVVSYFRWRAATMAQEVMHSGLLRHGERPDRGYAEVEALKPQEFPLSKVQNKVALLHDYESLWLYNLQPHAEGLNYWAQAFAYYRALRALGVDVDIIHPDSDLSGYALVVAPALTLMTPERARHLEAAAQHCQLVFGPRTAFRTVSGRTPETGQFGDLAGLVGAALLHYDSLYPEMTQNVAANPGGSLSTEHQAASHLAWHWAESYELEGAEALYRYRGGPLGGEAAVIRHGNVTVVGAHSESLISEVLKDLLTGAGLSPLPLPEGVRLSRRGGVTLLQNWNTHPVHWQGQELAPVSTRLLQPAEVSI